In one Candidatus Krumholzibacteriota bacterium genomic region, the following are encoded:
- a CDS encoding PAS domain S-box protein has protein sequence MESTEEIVLFTEESDLTPRSGRDDRSSETLDLLLYMTAADLIDKFDCDIVIVMLTEGKDLVVETILGIEDEAQVPNSIAIGTSFSGSLAGRTEAVIIEDFEEYSRSIPDNIEKFYSGTVASSPLMIGNDLIGLVNICRHDRTNKFSKEEIERLFIIAGSAALTINSQMMVDFQTNQLKSAHADMVAMTDKLKTELEARKKAEKEIHEQNRKLTDANSKLARITSDLAESEEKFRNLVEKSNGGIVIIVDGMIHYANPYFIERLFTEESEATGRSILSLCTPEESLRLKKYLDRREPSCGDENALETVMVDQHGNRIYMELTCGNTTFQGKDAVLLFIRDVTSQKKLLLELQHKEKLESIGRLAAGIAHEINTPTQYVGDNTRFISDSFKDIDSLLDEFGAMLDGVEKGLPAGDFIDRVKETIERIDLQYLKEEIPTAISQTIEGIERISKIVRSMKEFSHPGSRDISQVDLNKAIETTVTIARNEWKYIADMELDLDKDLSPVRCVPDQINQVILNIIINASHAIADVIEKDPGQKGKITITTSETEKNVEIRISDTGCGIPEEIRERVFDPFFTTKETGKGTGQGLAIASKIIVKDHGGKITIESEVGKGTTMCVLLPKSADTIKEDSIDEEKDSVCR, from the coding sequence ATGGAATCAACAGAGGAGATCGTTCTTTTTACGGAAGAAAGTGATCTGACCCCTCGATCGGGCAGAGACGATCGAAGTTCAGAGACCCTTGATCTGCTCCTGTATATGACGGCGGCCGATCTGATCGATAAGTTCGATTGCGATATAGTCATCGTGATGCTCACCGAGGGAAAAGACCTCGTCGTCGAAACGATCCTCGGGATCGAGGACGAAGCTCAAGTCCCCAATTCAATAGCTATCGGGACAAGTTTTTCCGGAAGTCTTGCCGGCAGAACCGAAGCGGTCATTATCGAAGATTTCGAGGAATATTCCAGGTCGATCCCTGACAATATCGAAAAGTTCTATTCCGGAACAGTCGCCTCTTCTCCCTTGATGATAGGAAACGATCTGATCGGTCTTGTCAATATCTGCAGGCATGATAGAACGAATAAATTCTCGAAAGAAGAGATCGAGCGTCTTTTTATAATCGCGGGAAGCGCCGCGCTGACGATCAACAGCCAGATGATGGTTGATTTCCAGACAAACCAGCTTAAATCGGCGCATGCTGATATGGTGGCGATGACAGACAAGCTCAAGACAGAGCTCGAAGCAAGAAAAAAAGCTGAAAAAGAGATCCATGAGCAGAACAGGAAACTGACTGACGCAAACAGCAAACTCGCCAGGATTACCAGCGATCTTGCCGAAAGCGAGGAAAAATTCCGTAATCTTGTCGAGAAATCAAATGGCGGGATCGTGATCATCGTCGACGGGATGATTCATTACGCCAACCCGTATTTTATAGAAAGACTATTCACAGAGGAATCTGAAGCCACAGGCAGATCGATACTCTCCCTCTGTACTCCCGAAGAATCGCTTCGTCTTAAAAAATACCTCGATCGGCGCGAACCATCCTGTGGCGATGAGAACGCCCTCGAGACTGTGATGGTCGACCAGCACGGAAACCGGATATACATGGAACTTACATGCGGGAATACGACCTTCCAGGGAAAGGATGCCGTCCTTCTGTTCATTCGAGATGTGACCAGCCAGAAAAAACTGCTTCTCGAACTCCAGCATAAGGAAAAACTCGAATCAATAGGCCGGCTGGCAGCCGGCATCGCGCACGAGATAAATACACCGACCCAGTATGTTGGAGACAACACCCGTTTCATCTCTGATTCGTTCAAAGATATCGACTCTCTGCTTGACGAGTTCGGCGCTATGCTCGACGGGGTCGAGAAGGGATTACCGGCAGGCGACTTCATCGACCGGGTAAAAGAGACGATCGAAAGGATCGATCTTCAGTATCTGAAAGAGGAGATCCCGACCGCGATATCCCAGACGATCGAGGGGATAGAAAGGATATCGAAGATCGTTCGCTCGATGAAAGAATTCTCTCATCCCGGAAGCAGGGATATCTCCCAGGTCGATCTCAACAAGGCGATTGAAACGACTGTGACGATAGCTAGAAACGAATGGAAATATATTGCCGATATGGAACTCGATCTCGACAAGGACCTCTCCCCGGTAAGGTGCGTTCCGGACCAGATAAACCAGGTGATCCTCAATATAATCATCAACGCTTCGCACGCCATCGCTGATGTGATAGAGAAAGATCCGGGGCAAAAGGGAAAAATAACGATCACAACGAGCGAAACGGAAAAGAATGTCGAGATAAGGATTTCCGATACGGGATGCGGCATTCCGGAAGAGATCAGGGAAAGAGTATTCGATCCATTCTTTACGACAAAAGAGACAGGAAAAGGCACGGGGCAGGGACTGGCTATCGCCAGCAAGATAATAGTCAAGGACCATGGCGGCAAAATAACGATAGAGTCTGAAGTAGGAAAGGGAACAACTATGTGCGTACTGCTGCCGAAGTCTGCAGATACGATCAAAGAGGATTCAATAGATGAAGAAAAAGATTCTGTTTGTAGATGA
- a CDS encoding TolC family protein, whose translation MRIRELKIRLFIPLSFILIMLADLAGPALADEVDASTGKEPVRLDLSIEKAIRLGLENDESIRQAALGVEGAYAGLKEARSGRLPEMSISGQYGRNIRKPVMFLPSDMGDAFGGVTKIELGEDNDFSAAAQLTYNLWTAGRVSSGIGASREMIEAMKYQKTAVSDYLQFQVKDAYYSVLLAMENHRIAEKACQETEEAVRISRAGFREGAVSRFDLLRAEVELKNRAPQLIEAANAVEQALILLRRRCGLDPGTVIALTDSLRAIERTEGLDHYIGIMRSENVHVRALDHQLQALRHSVGFERAQRYPVLQLGVNFVLQGQWSDSYMPESKNLARSSAVTLGFQIPIFDGLKAKARIDRARADLRSASIELEKTLREKEMAVRVSVLALENAIMALKGREETVALAEEAHRLALVRMKNGLATPVERLDAELAMTMARGQLAQALYACNMAKASLELAVGAEDSNNSQRSTKESE comes from the coding sequence ATGAGGATTCGAGAACTTAAGATAAGGTTGTTTATCCCATTATCCTTCATTCTGATAATGTTGGCGGACCTGGCCGGTCCGGCTTTGGCGGACGAAGTAGACGCCTCGACGGGGAAAGAGCCTGTCCGGCTTGACCTGTCGATTGAAAAAGCAATAAGGCTCGGACTTGAGAATGACGAATCGATCAGGCAGGCCGCGCTTGGGGTCGAGGGGGCTTACGCGGGGTTGAAAGAGGCGCGATCGGGAAGATTACCGGAGATGTCTATAAGCGGACAGTATGGGCGAAATATCAGAAAACCGGTCATGTTTCTTCCTTCCGATATGGGGGATGCGTTCGGCGGCGTGACGAAGATAGAGCTTGGAGAGGATAACGATTTCTCGGCGGCAGCCCAGCTTACATATAATCTCTGGACGGCGGGAAGGGTATCCTCGGGGATCGGCGCTTCCAGGGAGATGATAGAGGCGATGAAATATCAGAAGACAGCCGTCTCCGATTATCTTCAGTTCCAGGTCAAGGATGCCTATTATTCAGTGCTTCTGGCGATGGAAAACCACCGGATAGCGGAAAAAGCCTGCCAGGAGACAGAAGAGGCTGTGCGGATCAGCAGGGCCGGGTTCAGGGAAGGGGCGGTCAGCAGGTTCGATCTTCTCCGCGCGGAGGTGGAACTGAAGAACAGAGCTCCCCAGCTGATCGAGGCGGCCAATGCAGTCGAGCAGGCTCTCATCCTTCTTAGAAGAAGATGCGGGCTTGATCCCGGAACAGTGATCGCACTTACTGATTCTCTAAGGGCAATCGAAAGGACAGAGGGGCTTGATCATTATATCGGTATTATGAGAAGCGAGAATGTACATGTCCGCGCTCTTGACCATCAGCTTCAGGCTCTAAGGCATAGCGTCGGGTTTGAGAGAGCCCAGCGCTATCCAGTTCTACAACTCGGAGTGAATTTTGTTCTTCAGGGCCAGTGGTCGGATTCATATATGCCAGAGTCGAAGAATCTGGCGAGATCGTCGGCGGTGACTCTGGGATTTCAGATACCGATATTCGACGGGCTGAAGGCAAAAGCAAGGATAGACAGAGCACGGGCTGATCTCAGATCAGCTTCTATAGAACTGGAAAAGACTCTCAGGGAGAAGGAGATGGCAGTCAGGGTCTCAGTTCTCGCCCTGGAGAATGCTATTATGGCTCTCAAGGGAAGAGAGGAAACCGTCGCGCTTGCCGAAGAGGCGCACCGGCTTGCCCTGGTCAGGATGAAGAATGGCCTTGCTACCCCGGTCGAAAGACTTGACGCGGAGCTGGCGATGACGATGGCGAGGGGACAGCTGGCCCAGGCGCTCTACGCGTGCAACATGGCAAAAGCCAGTCTCGAACTGGCTGTTGGAGCGGAAGATTCAAACAATTCTCAGAGATCGACAAAGGAAAGCGAGTAG
- a CDS encoding efflux RND transporter permease subunit, with protein sequence MNLIRIFVRRPVLTSMILILMLVMGIYSFQRLSVEMMPRIDFPVIIITTVYPGASPSEVESQVTKKIEDEVSTIANVKDLQSYSMENMSQVIIEFELETDVDLDAMDVKEKVDAIRYLLPDDAEDPVIQKFDLTSTPVMEIAVSAPRPLQEVYQIADKKIRERFSRINGVADVEITGKREREIRVEVAPERLRAYGLSLLDLIGVISSQNLNIPAGHITRGASEVTLRMAGEISDPAELADFRIPLPSGQSIPLSEVADILDTTEELRESSTWNGEPVIGLSIKKRSDGNTVAIANEVYKVLDELDSVLDDDIDVIITDNPSIFVRDSVKDVMSNIAIGIILTSFLLFLFLHDWRQTLIAAVSMPVSVIATFLLIEQAGFTVNIMTLLALGISIGTLVTNSIVVIENISRHVKEGMDPFEAAEKGTSEIAIAVIASTLTNIVVFTPIAFMSGIIGRFFLQFGVTVVFATVISLLVSFTMVPMLSARLIRARAGSHHSSDHLWTRFADSWDSGYGRLAGGYRSLLSKSLDRRWIPLVGVFMIFVFALFLFRFIGGEFMPVVDQNVVIVAVELPAGTSIERTTEVAAGIEKLMRQRDDVEGVITKIGGGQRSIAEANITLKLIDGSERDLSIKEFMNDIRPSLAGIPDAEIMVTTSGESGSAEADLLIEVLSSDQEKLSLVGDQLFRIVRETPGLVEVMSSEKAGKPEIRVRPRRRQMMWRGITPAAAGMILRTAYEGELSGVYREMGEEYDIKVQYALEDRKDPSYLSDLTFSMPGGGSVPLSDIAVIERERGAAEILHRDKERMIQISANVATGTVSEARAVIDERLGRLEIPPGVIVKYSGMAEIQDESFASIQTAMILAILLIYIVMAAILESFVHPFTVMITLPLGLIGTSFALFFTGQTINIMSLMAMVMLTGIVVNNAILLLDYTSQLRAKGMSAKEALLEACPTRLRPIIMANLAIAIGMIPQALGGAGVEYRAPMAVVQIGGVLLSAVFTLFIIPVIYTMADRLTPAGRREKREEKNKKNKNIY encoded by the coding sequence ATGAATCTGATCAGGATATTCGTCCGCCGGCCTGTTTTGACAAGCATGATTCTGATCCTGATGCTCGTAATGGGGATATATTCTTTTCAGCGGCTCTCTGTGGAGATGATGCCGAGGATCGATTTTCCAGTGATCATTATCACCACGGTCTATCCCGGCGCTTCCCCATCCGAAGTTGAGAGCCAGGTGACGAAGAAGATCGAAGACGAGGTTTCCACCATCGCGAATGTAAAGGACCTGCAGTCCTACTCTATGGAGAATATGTCGCAGGTGATAATCGAGTTTGAACTGGAGACAGATGTCGATCTCGACGCGATGGACGTCAAGGAGAAGGTAGACGCGATCCGTTACCTTCTTCCCGATGACGCCGAGGATCCGGTGATACAGAAATTCGATCTGACTTCGACACCGGTAATGGAGATAGCGGTATCGGCGCCGAGGCCTCTTCAGGAAGTCTATCAGATAGCGGACAAGAAGATTCGTGAGCGTTTCAGCCGTATAAACGGCGTAGCTGATGTCGAGATCACGGGAAAGAGGGAAAGAGAGATACGGGTAGAGGTCGCTCCGGAGAGGCTGAGGGCGTACGGGCTGAGCCTGCTCGATCTTATCGGCGTGATATCATCACAGAACCTCAATATCCCCGCGGGTCATATAACGAGGGGGGCAAGCGAGGTGACCCTCCGCATGGCAGGCGAGATCAGTGATCCGGCAGAGCTTGCCGATTTCCGGATCCCGCTCCCGTCAGGCCAGTCGATACCTCTTTCAGAGGTCGCCGATATTCTCGACACGACCGAGGAACTGCGCGAGTCATCGACCTGGAACGGCGAACCTGTAATCGGCCTGTCGATCAAGAAACGATCGGACGGCAATACCGTGGCGATCGCGAACGAAGTCTACAAGGTGTTGGATGAGCTTGACAGTGTCCTCGATGATGATATAGATGTGATCATAACCGATAATCCTTCGATCTTCGTCAGGGACTCGGTCAAGGATGTCATGTCCAATATCGCGATAGGGATAATCCTTACTTCTTTTTTACTCTTTCTATTCCTGCATGACTGGCGACAGACCCTGATCGCGGCTGTTTCGATGCCTGTCTCGGTAATCGCGACTTTTCTGCTGATAGAACAGGCGGGATTCACAGTCAATATAATGACCCTTCTGGCACTTGGGATATCGATCGGGACCCTGGTGACCAACTCGATCGTAGTGATCGAGAACATCTCCCGCCATGTCAAGGAAGGTATGGATCCATTCGAGGCGGCCGAGAAGGGCACCTCTGAGATCGCCATCGCGGTGATCGCCTCGACCCTGACGAATATTGTCGTCTTCACGCCGATCGCCTTCATGAGCGGTATCATAGGAAGGTTCTTCCTGCAGTTCGGAGTGACGGTGGTCTTCGCGACCGTCATATCCCTGCTGGTCAGTTTCACGATGGTCCCCATGCTTTCCGCGCGGCTTATAAGGGCCAGGGCGGGGAGTCACCATTCAAGCGATCATCTATGGACGAGATTCGCCGACTCCTGGGACAGCGGTTACGGACGGCTCGCCGGAGGATACAGATCCCTGTTGTCAAAATCTCTCGATCGCAGGTGGATTCCGCTTGTCGGAGTATTCATGATTTTTGTGTTTGCCCTGTTCCTTTTCAGATTCATCGGGGGGGAGTTCATGCCGGTAGTCGATCAGAATGTGGTGATCGTGGCTGTTGAACTTCCTGCCGGAACGAGTATCGAAAGAACGACTGAAGTGGCGGCGGGGATCGAGAAGTTGATGAGACAGAGAGACGATGTCGAGGGAGTGATAACGAAGATCGGCGGAGGTCAGCGGAGTATAGCGGAGGCGAATATAACGCTCAAATTGATTGACGGAAGCGAGAGGGACCTTTCGATCAAGGAATTCATGAATGATATCAGGCCCTCGCTTGCGGGGATCCCCGACGCCGAGATCATGGTGACCACTTCTGGAGAGAGCGGTTCAGCCGAAGCTGACCTTCTTATAGAAGTACTTTCGAGTGACCAGGAAAAACTCTCTCTCGTCGGAGACCAGCTTTTTCGGATCGTCAGGGAGACCCCGGGGCTTGTAGAAGTCATGTCGAGTGAGAAGGCGGGAAAACCCGAGATAAGGGTACGGCCAAGGAGAAGGCAGATGATGTGGAGAGGCATCACTCCGGCCGCTGCCGGAATGATCCTCAGGACAGCGTATGAAGGGGAGCTCTCCGGCGTTTATCGCGAGATGGGAGAAGAATACGATATCAAGGTCCAGTACGCGCTCGAGGACAGGAAGGATCCTTCATATCTGAGCGATCTCACTTTCAGCATGCCTGGCGGGGGCTCTGTCCCCCTTTCCGATATCGCCGTGATCGAAAGGGAGAGGGGCGCGGCCGAGATCCTGCACAGGGACAAGGAGAGGATGATCCAGATATCGGCCAACGTCGCTACCGGAACGGTTAGTGAAGCAAGGGCTGTCATAGACGAGCGGCTCGGCAGACTTGAGATCCCGCCGGGAGTGATAGTGAAATATTCAGGAATGGCAGAGATCCAGGATGAGTCGTTCGCTTCCATCCAGACGGCGATGATCCTGGCTATCCTGTTGATATATATAGTTATGGCAGCAATTCTCGAAAGTTTCGTCCATCCATTCACCGTTATGATCACACTTCCGCTCGGGTTGATCGGGACCTCATTTGCCCTCTTTTTCACCGGTCAGACGATCAATATCATGTCCCTGATGGCGATGGTCATGCTGACCGGTATCGTTGTCAATAACGCGATCCTGCTCCTCGACTATACGTCACAGCTGCGCGCAAAGGGGATGAGCGCGAAAGAAGCTCTTCTTGAAGCGTGTCCGACACGGCTCAGGCCGATCATAATGGCAAACCTCGCTATAGCGATCGGCATGATCCCCCAGGCTCTCGGGGGGGCTGGAGTGGAATACAGGGCTCCGATGGCTGTAGTCCAGATCGGCGGAGTACTTCTTTCCGCCGTATTCACCCTCTTTATAATACCTGTCATCTATACTATGGCAGACAGGCTTACTCCCGCGGGGAGAAGGGAAAAAAGAGAAGAAAAAAATAAAAAAAATAAAAATATTTATTGA
- a CDS encoding response regulator codes for MRILIAEDDLTSRMVLEKTLEKSGYEVISTINGKEAFEKLSRDDSPMLAIVDWMMPEIDGPELCNLVKAQERENPIYMILLTAKDSTEDIISGLESGADDYVIKPFKKSELLARIRVGKRMIDLQLALIRKIEETRKANEHVSTLQGLIPICMYCHKIGTNEDGWDKLESYIEQHSTAEFSHSICPQCLEEKFPEDVNEEEYVK; via the coding sequence ATGAGGATACTTATTGCCGAGGATGATCTTACATCGCGGATGGTCCTTGAGAAGACCCTGGAGAAATCGGGTTACGAGGTGATCTCCACTATCAACGGCAAGGAGGCTTTCGAGAAGCTCTCCCGCGATGATTCACCGATGCTCGCTATCGTAGACTGGATGATGCCGGAGATCGACGGACCTGAATTATGCAATCTTGTCAAAGCGCAGGAGAGGGAAAACCCGATCTATATGATCCTTCTTACCGCTAAAGATTCGACGGAAGATATTATTTCAGGACTCGAGTCGGGCGCGGACGACTATGTCATCAAACCATTCAAGAAAAGCGAACTTCTTGCCAGGATCCGGGTCGGCAAAAGGATGATAGATCTGCAACTTGCCCTGATCAGGAAGATCGAGGAGACCCGAAAGGCAAATGAGCACGTATCGACTCTCCAGGGATTGATACCGATATGCATGTATTGCCACAAGATAGGGACTAACGAGGACGGTTGGGATAAACTGGAAAGCTATATCGAGCAGCACTCTACCGCCGAATTCAGCCATAGTATCTGTCCCCAGTGCCTTGAGGAAAAATTCCCTGAAGATGTGAATGAAGAGGAATACGTGAAATGA
- a CDS encoding efflux RND transporter periplasmic adaptor subunit — protein sequence MKDVKRKKVSYGRYLVIVAFLIIIAAFAYRFNTVSSGTDIESIGSIHQKEGRPVEVVPVETSDIKVWQTIAGTVEGIIQYPIVSTNSIQVMDILKREGDRVRGGDVVIRLEKTAANPMLHSYERSRALYENTLQETRRVRNLFDEGAVSRQTLDQAEMALKIAESDLRDAREGIDLVADHPGVVMSLMVEKGEMAENGKPLAWIARTDSVRVAFEAGSRQAIALSEGQKAVWRDAGSGWSGEGSIGRIDLAADPETHLVSGEALFPNADGKLIPGLLLSFQVLTGDRKGVLTVPTRCVIRDEMGQSVFALVTDDGGKTRVVLRRINTGLGTSDRVEVLSGLSDGEKVVLFGQSMIKDGDLVKVIAGGEAD from the coding sequence ATGAAAGATGTCAAAAGGAAAAAGGTGTCTTACGGGAGATATCTTGTTATTGTGGCGTTTTTGATCATTATCGCCGCTTTTGCCTACCGGTTCAACACGGTGAGCAGCGGCACCGATATCGAGAGTATAGGTTCGATCCACCAGAAGGAGGGCAGGCCTGTCGAAGTGGTGCCGGTTGAGACAAGCGATATCAAGGTCTGGCAGACGATCGCCGGAACGGTCGAAGGGATCATCCAGTACCCCATCGTTTCGACGAATTCGATCCAGGTGATGGATATCCTCAAGCGCGAAGGGGACAGGGTCAGGGGAGGAGATGTCGTGATAAGGCTCGAGAAAACGGCGGCAAATCCGATGCTTCATTCATATGAAAGGTCGAGAGCCCTGTATGAAAACACTCTCCAGGAGACCAGGCGGGTAAGAAATCTGTTCGACGAGGGTGCTGTCTCGCGGCAGACCCTCGACCAGGCGGAAATGGCGTTGAAGATAGCGGAAAGCGATCTGCGCGACGCGAGGGAAGGGATCGACCTGGTAGCCGATCATCCCGGAGTAGTCATGAGCCTGATGGTTGAAAAGGGGGAGATGGCTGAAAACGGAAAACCCCTCGCCTGGATCGCCCGTACCGACTCTGTAAGGGTCGCTTTCGAGGCAGGCAGCAGGCAGGCGATTGCTCTTTCGGAAGGCCAGAAAGCGGTGTGGAGAGACGCGGGCAGCGGATGGTCAGGGGAGGGATCGATCGGCAGGATAGACCTCGCCGCAGATCCCGAGACGCATCTTGTAAGCGGAGAAGCTCTTTTCCCAAACGCTGACGGAAAACTGATCCCCGGCCTCCTTCTTTCTTTCCAGGTACTGACAGGTGATCGCAAGGGAGTCCTGACGGTCCCCACCCGGTGCGTGATCAGGGATGAGATGGGGCAGTCAGTGTTCGCTCTGGTAACAGACGATGGCGGCAAGACCAGAGTAGTACTCAGGAGGATCAATACAGGCCTTGGTACTTCCGACAGGGTCGAAGTCCTCTCCGGATTATCGGATGGAGAGAAAGTCGTTCTATTCGGGCAGTCGATGATCAAAGACGGCGATCTCGTGAAGGTCATCGCGGGCGGGGAGGCTGACTGA
- a CDS encoding TetR/AcrR family transcriptional regulator: MADNTNNDSQLSRRERERKRHREEILIAASDIFGRHGFEKTSMQMIADRADLSIGKIYSHFEGKEAIYREVIDYIVDLMRERCDTAIKPGCPAVEAIRIRLRTAMEIFEDHIPFIRLFHEVGGIRVDAVAEKAEKGHVEKIAAMLREAIDKGEFSADIDPEIHAVMIEGAGHRLLEVLADRDADSFGQIAELLDRIFLQPFETGKSKNNSPKEL, encoded by the coding sequence TTGGCAGATAACACGAATAATGACAGTCAATTAAGCAGGCGGGAAAGGGAAAGGAAGAGGCACAGGGAGGAGATCCTTATTGCCGCTTCGGATATCTTCGGCAGGCACGGGTTCGAAAAGACCAGTATGCAGATGATCGCTGACAGGGCTGATCTTTCAATCGGGAAGATCTACTCGCATTTCGAGGGAAAGGAAGCGATCTACAGGGAAGTGATAGATTATATCGTCGACCTTATGCGCGAGAGATGCGATACGGCGATCAAACCGGGGTGTCCAGCGGTCGAAGCGATAAGGATCCGTCTAAGGACCGCCATGGAGATATTCGAGGATCATATCCCGTTTATCAGGCTTTTTCATGAGGTAGGCGGGATCAGAGTTGACGCGGTCGCTGAAAAAGCAGAGAAGGGGCACGTAGAGAAGATAGCAGCGATGCTTCGCGAGGCGATAGACAAGGGCGAGTTCTCGGCGGATATCGATCCTGAGATTCACGCTGTGATGATCGAAGGGGCGGGGCACAGGCTTCTTGAGGTCCTTGCCGACAGGGACGCCGATTCTTTCGGACAGATCGCTGAACTTCTGGACAGGATATTTCTTCAGCCATTCGAAACGGGAAAATCGAAAAATAATTCACCAAAGGAGCTTTGA
- a CDS encoding SpoIID/LytB domain-containing protein produces MRKAFLPPSLILLFLFLSCGKEPARYISRQVEKEPVSSKSAMVRVLILDTDGKVDIDAGAANAACRQDDNTISDGFLLDGPVTVSRAGRELKVLKRGRGLPRTPILIIRPEGGKGFSINGKVYRGILMLQCGERDNILAINIIDLDDYIKGVLPSEIGYLKKDQYEAFKVQAIASRSYALSKLEEKKGEPYDLRATIMDQVYKGIGGEYPDASRAVDETRGLVALWNGNPIKAYYSSCCGGYTADIRVGWPWKAQFPYLYGNRDAASPGGKSFCSDSRHFRWEEHWTGRDLLKILKKTLPAELGSRVASFNSLVDISTSGVSRSGRIERLRITTENGSYDVTGDRIRWVLRPGLANGPILRSTLFKMEVRRAGGKVVSVDLKGGGNGHGTGMCQTGAIRMAELGHSAEEILYHYYPGITIKRFYQ; encoded by the coding sequence ATGAGAAAGGCCTTCCTTCCCCCAAGCCTGATCCTGCTCTTCCTGTTCCTCTCCTGTGGAAAGGAACCGGCCCGTTACATCTCACGTCAGGTCGAGAAAGAACCGGTCTCGTCGAAATCTGCAATGGTCCGTGTCCTGATTCTCGATACGGATGGAAAAGTCGATATAGACGCGGGAGCGGCCAATGCAGCGTGCAGGCAGGATGACAATACGATATCAGACGGGTTTCTTCTCGATGGGCCTGTCACTGTGTCTAGAGCTGGACGTGAACTGAAGGTCTTGAAAAGGGGGCGAGGCCTTCCGAGGACGCCGATCCTGATCATAAGGCCTGAAGGAGGCAAAGGATTCAGCATAAACGGAAAGGTCTACAGAGGAATCCTGATGCTGCAATGCGGAGAGCGGGATAATATACTGGCGATCAACATAATAGATCTTGATGACTATATCAAAGGAGTGCTTCCATCGGAGATAGGATACCTTAAAAAAGACCAGTATGAAGCTTTCAAGGTGCAGGCGATCGCTTCACGCTCGTACGCGCTCAGCAAGCTGGAGGAAAAAAAGGGCGAGCCGTATGACCTGCGCGCGACGATAATGGACCAGGTCTATAAGGGAATAGGCGGAGAATACCCCGATGCCTCAAGGGCGGTCGACGAGACCAGGGGGCTGGTTGCGCTCTGGAATGGTAATCCGATCAAGGCTTACTATTCATCCTGTTGTGGTGGATATACAGCCGATATCCGCGTCGGCTGGCCATGGAAAGCCCAATTTCCATATCTTTACGGGAATCGCGACGCGGCAAGTCCGGGAGGGAAGTCGTTCTGCTCGGATTCGCGCCACTTTCGGTGGGAAGAACACTGGACCGGAAGGGATCTTCTGAAAATCCTTAAAAAGACCCTTCCCGCCGAGCTTGGATCAAGAGTGGCTTCATTCAACAGCCTGGTAGATATCAGTACCAGTGGAGTATCGCGAAGCGGGCGGATAGAAAGACTGAGGATCACGACAGAGAATGGATCGTATGATGTGACCGGGGACAGGATCCGCTGGGTCCTGAGACCGGGACTTGCCAACGGGCCGATCCTCAGAAGCACATTGTTCAAGATGGAGGTCAGGCGAGCCGGCGGGAAGGTAGTGTCGGTCGATCTCAAGGGTGGAGGAAACGGTCATGGGACAGGGATGTGCCAGACAGGAGCGATTCGCATGGCCGAGCTTGGCCACAGCGCGGAAGAGATACTCTATCACTACTATCCCGGGATCACTATCAAGCGTTTTTATCAATAG